The genomic DNA GCGATAATCAGAAGGTAATACTTTTGATTATCGTTTTTCTATTTATAAATTCATTTTAGGTTTCAGTATATAAGGCTTGAAGCATAAATTTTTGAATTTCTTAGTGCCAGTGCTACAATGATTGGAAACTACATGTTAATGAGGTGTTTCTATGAAAATTGAAGTATGGTCAGATTTTGTATGTCCATTTTGCTATATTGGGAAACATAGATTAGAAATGGCTTTAGAGCAATTTCCGCATAAGAAGGATGTTGAAGTTGAGTTTAAAAGTTTTGAATTAGACCAAAATGCTCCAATCTATTCTGGAACAAGTATTAATGAAGTACTTGCATCAAAGTATGGGATTAGTATTGAAGAAGCTAAACGTAATAATGTGCAACTAGGCAATCATGCAGCTAGTATGGGTTTAAGTTTTAATTTTGATGAGATGAAGCCGACGAACACTTTTGATGCGCATCGTCTTGCAAAATTTGCAAAGGATCAAGGGAAAGAAAAAGAGATTACGGAAAATCTACTTTTTGCATACTTCACTGAATCGAGAAATTTAAGTGATGTGGATACTCTTGCTACTATCGCTGAAGTATCAGGCTTAGATAAGCAAGAAGCTTTAAGTGTTATTAACGATAAAAATGCGTATGCCAATGATGTTAGAATTGATGAATCGATTGCACAGCAATATCAAATTTCAGGAGTACCTTATTTTATTATTAATCAAAAGTATGCTATTTCGGGTGCGCAACCACTTGAGACTTTTGTTGGTGCACTTCAGCAAGTATGGGAAGAGGAGAATCCTGCACCGAAGTTACAAGAACTTTCAGCAGAAGAAGGAAACGATATGTCTTGTAATGATGGAAGTTGTTCAGTGCCATCAAAAGAACAATAGTTTTTATGAGAGAATAGCAACCCATAGAGTATTTTATGGGTTGCTTATCTATTCTTATAGAAGAGGCGTATAAATAGATATTT from Bacillus basilensis includes the following:
- a CDS encoding DsbA family oxidoreductase, with the translated sequence MKIEVWSDFVCPFCYIGKHRLEMALEQFPHKKDVEVEFKSFELDQNAPIYSGTSINEVLASKYGISIEEAKRNNVQLGNHAASMGLSFNFDEMKPTNTFDAHRLAKFAKDQGKEKEITENLLFAYFTESRNLSDVDTLATIAEVSGLDKQEALSVINDKNAYANDVRIDESIAQQYQISGVPYFIINQKYAISGAQPLETFVGALQQVWEEENPAPKLQELSAEEGNDMSCNDGSCSVPSKEQ